A portion of the Calliphora vicina chromosome 5, idCalVici1.1, whole genome shotgun sequence genome contains these proteins:
- the LOC135960927 gene encoding collagen, type I, alpha 1b-like isoform X2 gives MKYLNIIVGFIALLAVCHAIETTTTAAPDDTTSDSATEGTTEIANESTTDSASETTTESPAESTTESPAETTTDSNQLIEKDNTTPPPPPPLPFPPGKPGKPSKPGKPGNNGKHSEHGKPGEHGRPGEHGRPGEHGKHDEHGRPGEHGKHDEHGRPSGPKGDNHPGSEKHHGPAGPEGSGGLGRRGGPSGRFSGPGSQGGIGGLGSLGGFGGPGQGIFGRPGNQGGFGGPGSQGGFGGPSRQGGFGGQGSLGGFGGPSRQGGFGGQGGFGGLGQQGGFGGPGQGQGLFGRPGNQGGFGGLGSQGGNLGFGSPGKQGGFITQPNFGGFSGPDGFGRPGR, from the exons ATGAAGTATCTCAACATTATTGTAGGGTTTATAGCTCTTTTGGCAGTTTGCCATGCTATTGAAACT ACCACAACGGCAGCACCAGATGATACAACTTCAGACAGTGCTACGGAAGGTACCACAGAAATTGCAAATGAAAGTACCACAGACAGTGCAAGTGAAACAACTACGGAAAGCCCAGCTGAAAGTACCACGGAAAGTCCAGCTGAAACTACAACAGATAGTAACCAGTTAATAGAAAAGGATAATACAACACCACCACCACCCCCACCACTTCCATTTCCTCCAGGAAAGCCTGGAAAACCAAGTAAACCTGGTAAACCAGGTAATAATGGAAAGCATAGTGAACATGGTAAACCAGGTGAACATGGCAGACCAGGTGAACATGGCAGACCAG GTGAACATGGTAAACATGATGAACATGGCAGACCTGGTGAACATGGTAAACATGATGAACATGGTAGACCAAGTGGACCCAAAGGAGACAACCACCCTGGATCTGAAAAACATCACGGACCAGCAGGGCCAGAAGGATCTGGAGGTCTAGGCAGACGAGGAGGACCCTCAGGCAGATTTAGTGGTCCAGGAAGTCAAGGCGGTATCGGTGGACTTGGTTCACTAGGTGGATTTGGTGGTCCAGGTCAAGGTATATTTGGTCGTCCAGGAAATCAAGGAGGTTTTGGTGGACCTGGAAGTCAAGGTGGTTTCGGTGGCCCTAGTAGACAAGGAGGATTCGGTGGACAAGGAAGTCTAGGTGGTTTCGGTGGCCCTAGTAGACAAGGAGGATTCGGTGGTCAAGGCGGTTTCGGTGGGCTTGGACAACAAGGTGGATTTGGTGGTCCAGGTCAAGGACAAGGACTTTTTGGTCGCCCTGGAAATCAAGGAGGTTTTGGTGGTCTAGGAAGTCAAGGTGGAAATCTAGGTTTTGGTAGCCCTGGAAAGCAAGGAGGTTTTATCACACAACCAAACTTTGGAGGTTTCAGTGGACCTGATGGCTTCGGAAGACCTGGCAGataa
- the LOC135960927 gene encoding collagen alpha-1(VIII) chain-like isoform X1 produces the protein MKYLNIIVGFIALLAVCHAIETTTTAAPDDTTSDSATEGTTEIANESTTDSASETTTESPAESTTESPAETTTDSNQLIEKDNTTPPPPPPLPFPPGKPGKPSKPGKPGNNGKHSEHGKPGEHGRPGEHGRPGEHVRPGEHGRPGEHGKHDEHGRPGEHGKHDEHGRPSGPKGDNHPGSEKHHGPAGPEGSGGLGRRGGPSGRFSGPGSQGGIGGLGSLGGFGGPGQGIFGRPGNQGGFGGPGSQGGFGGPSRQGGFGGQGSLGGFGGPSRQGGFGGQGGFGGLGQQGGFGGPGQGQGLFGRPGNQGGFGGLGSQGGNLGFGSPGKQGGFITQPNFGGFSGPDGFGRPGR, from the exons ATGAAGTATCTCAACATTATTGTAGGGTTTATAGCTCTTTTGGCAGTTTGCCATGCTATTGAAACT ACCACAACGGCAGCACCAGATGATACAACTTCAGACAGTGCTACGGAAGGTACCACAGAAATTGCAAATGAAAGTACCACAGACAGTGCAAGTGAAACAACTACGGAAAGCCCAGCTGAAAGTACCACGGAAAGTCCAGCTGAAACTACAACAGATAGTAACCAGTTAATAGAAAAGGATAATACAACACCACCACCACCCCCACCACTTCCATTTCCTCCAGGAAAGCCTGGAAAACCAAGTAAACCTGGTAAACCAGGTAATAATGGAAAGCATAGTGAACATGGTAAACCAGGTGAACATGGCAGACCAGGTGAACATGGCAGACCAGGTGAACATGTCAGACCAGGTGAACACGGTAGACCAGGTGAACATGGTAAACATGATGAACATGGCAGACCTGGTGAACATGGTAAACATGATGAACATGGTAGACCAAGTGGACCCAAAGGAGACAACCACCCTGGATCTGAAAAACATCACGGACCAGCAGGGCCAGAAGGATCTGGAGGTCTAGGCAGACGAGGAGGACCCTCAGGCAGATTTAGTGGTCCAGGAAGTCAAGGCGGTATCGGTGGACTTGGTTCACTAGGTGGATTTGGTGGTCCAGGTCAAGGTATATTTGGTCGTCCAGGAAATCAAGGAGGTTTTGGTGGACCTGGAAGTCAAGGTGGTTTCGGTGGCCCTAGTAGACAAGGAGGATTCGGTGGACAAGGAAGTCTAGGTGGTTTCGGTGGCCCTAGTAGACAAGGAGGATTCGGTGGTCAAGGCGGTTTCGGTGGGCTTGGACAACAAGGTGGATTTGGTGGTCCAGGTCAAGGACAAGGACTTTTTGGTCGCCCTGGAAATCAAGGAGGTTTTGGTGGTCTAGGAAGTCAAGGTGGAAATCTAGGTTTTGGTAGCCCTGGAAAGCAAGGAGGTTTTATCACACAACCAAACTTTGGAGGTTTCAGTGGACCTGATGGCTTCGGAAGACCTGGCAGataa
- the LOC135962373 gene encoding protein starmaker-like yields MKFIIFAVGVLALLTIGHSYPQRRKEFTSNSPIETKPISEDYFGDYSKFISFDDKQNSKRTDITVPEDINENASDVKASVLKDHNHFSKEEEEKNSENLKSKDEVLNANNYSKNEITPDNNAGHVGSEDFENKRREKREAKDNDDEDDYEYDGNENTKRGKDANEDGVADLGENEDTDDEDEKESEIKEDDKKEHQNNNKEEDKHYNENAAHDNEDIDNDEKEDDNKENKDENEDVDKEESEYKEKYKVDDGDVDYDEDDDLDDDEDDEEDDDENEEDDEYEEDDDDDDEDEDDDDDEYKDEDADEDDDDEDDDEDDDDDEDDNEDDDDEDDDEDDDEDDDEDDDEDDDDEDDDEDDDEDDDEDDDEDDDDEDDDEDDDEDDDEDDDEDDDDEDDDEDEDDDEDDDDEDDDEDNEEDDDEDDDGDDNEDDDDDDDDEDDDEDDDEDDDEDEDDDDEDDDEDDDEDDDEDDDEDDDEDDDEDDDGDDNEDDEDDDEDDDEDDNEDEDDDDEDDDEDDDEDDDEDDNEDDDEDDDEDDDEDDDEDDDDDEEDDDEDDNEDDDDEDDDEDDDEDDEEYYDDDDDEDEDDDDEDDDDEEDDEDDDEDDDEEDDEYILDQADNGNSYVIFNHILQLKKSNF; encoded by the coding sequence atgaagtttataatttttgccgTAGGCGTTTTAGCACTTTTGACTATTGGTCATTCATATCCCCAGCGGAGAAAAGAGTTTACCAGCAACTCTCCAATTGAAACAAAACCAATAAGTGAGGACTACTTTGgagattattcaaaatttattagttttgatgacaaacaaaattctaaaaGAACTGATATAACGGTTCCTGAAGACATAAACGAGAATGCATCCGATGTAAAAGCGTCAGTTCTAAAAGATCACAACCATTTTAGTAAAgaggaagaagaaaaaaatagtgaaaatttaaaatcgaaagaCGAGGTACTAAATGCAAATAATTAtagtaaaaatgaaataacaccagACAATAATGCCGGTCATGTGGGTAGtgaagattttgaaaataagaGAAGGGAGAAGAGAGAAGCAAAGGATAATGATGACGAAGATGACTATGAGTATGATGGAAACGAAAATACTAAGAGAGGCAAAGATGCTAATGAAGATGGAGTTGCAGATCTAGGTGAGAATGAAGACACAGATGATGAGGATGAAAAAGAGAGCGAAATTAAAGAAGATGATAAAAAAGAGCatcaaaataacaataaagaagAAGATAAACATTATAACGAAAATGCTGCTCATGATAATGAAGACATAGATAATGATGAAAAAGAGGATGATAACAAAGAGAATAAAGATGAGAACGAAGATGTGGACAAAGAAGAGAGTGAATACAAGGAGAAATATAAGGTTGATGATGGGGACGTAGATTATGACGAAGATGATGACTtagatgatgatgaagatgacgaagaaGATGATGACGAAAACGAGGAAGATGACGAATACGaggaagatgatgatgatgacgacgaagATGAAGACGACGATGACGACGAATATAAGGACGAAGATGCCGACGAAGATGATGACGACGAAGATGATGACgaagatgacgatgatgatgaagatgacAACGAAGACGATGACGACGAAGATGACGATGAAGATGATGACGAAGATGATGACGAAGATGATGACGAAGATGATGACGACGAAGATGACGACGAAGATGATGACGAAGATGACGACGAAGATGATGACGAAGACGATGACGACGAAGATGACGATGAAGATGATGACGAAGATGATGACGAAGATGATGACGAAGACGATGACGACGAAGATGACGATGAAGACGAAGATGATGACGAAGATGATGACGACGAAGATGACGACGAAGATAATGAGGAAGATGACGACGAAGATGATGATGGAGATGACAACGAAGACGATGACGACGATGACGACGATGAAGATGATGACGAAGATGATGACGAAGATGATGACGAAGATGAAGACGATGACGACGAAGATGATGACGAAGATGATGACGAAGATGATGACGAAGATGACGACGAAGATGATGACGAAGATGACGACGAAGATGATGATGGAGATGACAACGAAGACGATGAAGATGATGACGAAGATGATGACGAAGATGACAACGAAGATGAAGACGATGACGACGAAGATGATGACGAAGATGATGACGAAGATGATGACGAAGATGACAACGAAGATGATGACGAAGATGATGACGAAGATGATGACGAAGATGACgacgaagatgatgatgatgacgaagaagatgatgatgaagatgacAACGAAGACGATGACGACGAAGATGATGACGAAGATGACGACGAAGATGATGAAGAATATtacgacgatgatgatgacgaaGATGAAGACGATGACGACGAAGATGATGACGATGAAGAGGATGACGAAGATGACGACGAAGATGATGACGAGGAAGATGATGAATATATTTTAGACCAGGCTGACAACGGAAATTCATATGTTATATTTAATcatattttacaattaaaaaaatctaatttttaa
- the LOC135962153 gene encoding basic salivary proline-rich protein 2-like codes for MIIKLIHTQNSTTMKFIVTIAVVLALLALTKAQDDAIQSDESNQPESSNQSDQPEPSDQSESLPAPPSDNPRPPRPEGPPRPGRPDGRPLGHRFPRPQPNEEQQAENGNRARYPPSGPHRPPIFY; via the exons atgataataaaattgattcACACTCAAAATTCAACAACCATGAAGTTCATCGTTACAATTGCCGTTGTGTTGGCCCTTTTGGCTCTAACAAAAGCTCAA GATGATGCAATACAATCTGACGAGTCTAATCAACCTGAATCATCCAATCAATCTGATCAACCTGAACCATCTGACCAATCAGAGTCATTACCAGCACCACCTTCAGATAATCCTAGGCCACCCAGGCCTGAAGGACCCCCAAGGCCTGGAAGACCTGATGGACGTCCTTTAGGTCATCGTTTCCCAAGACCTCAACCCAATGAAGAGCAGCAAGCTGAAAACGGAAATCGCGCACGCTATCCTCCTTCCGGCCCCCATCGTCcaccaatattttattaa
- the LOC135961280 gene encoding collagen, type I, alpha 1b-like: MKYLNIIVGFIALLAVCHAIETTTTAAPDDTTSDSATEGTTEIANESTTDSASETTTESPAESTTESPAETTTDRKPGKPSKPGKPGNNGKHSEHGKPGEHGRPSEHGRLGEHGRPGEHGKHDEHGRPGEHGRPSGSKGDNRPGSEKHHGPAGPEGSGGFGGPGSQGGFGGPSRQGGFGGQGSQSGFGGPSRQGGFGGQGGFGGLGQQGGFGGPGQRQGLFGRPGNQGGFGGLGSQGGNLGGFGSPGKQGGFLTQPNFGGFSRPDGFGRPGR, from the exons ATGAAGTATCTCAACATTATTGTAGGGTTTATAGCTCTTTTGGCAGTTTGCCATGCTATTGAAACT ACCACAACGGCAGCACCAGATGATACAACTTCAGACAGTGCTACGGAAGGTACCACAGAAATTGCAAATGAAAGTACCACAGACAGTGCAAGTGAAACAACTACGGAAAGCCCAGCTGAAAGTACCACGGAAAGTCCAGCTGAAACTACAACAGATA GAAAGCCTGGAAAACCAAGTAAACCTGGTAAACCAGGTAATAATGGAAAGCATAGTGAACATGGTAAACCAGGTGAACATGGTAGACCAAGTGAACATGGCAGACTAGGTGAACATGGTAGACCAGGTGAACATGGTAAACATGATGAACATGGCAGACCTGGTGAACATGGTAGACCAAGTGGATCCAAAGGAGACAATCGCCCTGGATCTGAAAAACATCACGGACCAGCAGGGCCAGAAGGATCTGGAGGTTTTGGTGGACCTGGAAGTCAAGGTGGTTTCGGTGGCCCTAGTAGACAAGGAGGATTTGGTGGACAAGGAAGTCAAAGTGGTTTCGGCGGTCCTAGCAGACAAGGAGGATTCGGTGGTCAAGGCGGTTTCGGTGGGCTTGGACAACAAGGTGGATTTGGTGGTCCAGGTCAAAGACAAGGACTTTTTGGACGCCCTGGAAATCAGGGAGGTTTTGGTGGTCTAGGAAGTCAAGGTGGAAATCTAGGAGGTTTTGGTAGCCCTGGAAAACAAGGAGGTTTTCTCACACAACCAAACTTTGGAGGTTTCAGTAGACCTGATGGCTTCGGAAGACCTGGCAGataa